The DNA region CCGGCGATGATGAGTGCACAGTCTCAACCTACATGAAAGATTACAACAGACATCCTGACGCCGCCTGCCCTTATTCACTAATAATCAACCTCAGGCGTATCAGTAAAACCCTGCACCTGCAGATTATTTACAACATGCTGGAATATTCACGTGCAGAAATCAATCATCTGAGTTTGGATTTTAAAAAACAGCTGAAATACCTCATGCGTATTCTTAACAGCACAGAACAACGAAAGGCCTATGATTTAAAATGAAAATCGCGCTCATCAGCCGCTACTGTAATAAACGGCAGGGAATTCCCAGTGTCGTGGCGAACCTGGCAGAATGTTTTTCCGAAAAGCACGAAGTTCATATATTCAGTCAAACCTGTGAAGACGTGGATACAAAGAAGATTTTTTTTCATTCTTTGCCCGCATTATTTCCGCGTCATTTTATCAATGAGTTGTTCTTTTTCATTATTGCCGGATTGTTACTCAGAAAATACCGATTTGATGTTGTACATTTTCACGATCCATGTCTGTATCAAGGCGGTATTTTTACAAGCCACGCCTTTCCCAGAGCCGGCATCAAGAGGATAAGAAGATTGAATAAAATCTGTGATACCGGTATAACAGATAAATATTTTCATACTTATAAACTACTGTTTCCTGTTTCCGAATATAATATGTCGTTGAAAAGTAGAACCCGGATTATCGCTGTTTCAAACAGAATGAAAACGAATATCGTCACACTCCTTGGCAGACAACCGGATGACATCGATGTGGTTCCGAATGGTGTAAATCCGGAAAAATTCGATTTCCGGACCAGCAGAACATACAGAAAAGAAATCCGCGAAAAACATTTCATTACCGAAAATGATTTCATTATTCTGTTTGTCGGATATTATCATTTAAGGAAAGGACTCAAGTTTCTCATTGAAGCTTTGAAACAAATAAACAATGAATTGATCAAAATTCTGGTGGTCGGTGATGATCCGTTTCGAAGAGAGTATCTTTTATCCCTTATCAACGAATATCGTCTTGAAAGACGAATAATCTTTGCCGGCGATCAAAAGGAAATGGGCGGATTTTATGCTTCAGGAGACGTTCTGGTGCTGCCGACTTTATACGAACCTTTCGGAAACGTGGTACTGGAAGCCATGTGTTGCAGCGTTCCCGTGATCCTGTCACGACAAGCGGGCGCCTGTGATATTATTCAGGATGGGGAAAATGGTTTACTGATAAATGATCCGACTAACCCATTGGAAATAGCGAAATTGATCCAGAAGCTTTACGATAATCCCGGAATGATGAAAACAATCGCTGAAAGAGGTTATGCGACTGCCATTCGATATTCATGGAATACCATCGCGAAACGCACTTTGGATATCTATAAAAGCTATATCGATGACAGAGGTAATCGTATTCACTCCTCATAGGATTGTCGAGAATTTCAAGAACGGTATATAACTCAAACTTTACGGCGACACTCCCGATCCGCGTCATCTACCAGCCGCAGGTATCCGCGTAATCTGCTGTACCTTGAAGGTGTTTCAATTGTAATCTTTATTTCGCCGCTGTCAAGAGCAAGGGGAGACATTTGCGCTATCATAGCCGTAACAATATTAATACCAAAATACATGCATTATGTTCATATTACATATAACGCAAATGTCTCTCGTCCTCCCTCCGCTCGGACTCTTGACAGCGGCAAAAAAAAGGATTGAGAGGGAAGAAAAACTTCAAGGAGGCTTGCCATGGATTCGTTTCTTTACAAAGATCTTTCGTATAACGTGCTGGGGATTGCATTCAAGGTTCACAATACCCTCGGCCCCGGCCTTTCTGAAAGCGCCTACCAGGGGGCGCTTGTCGTCGAACTAAAATATAACGGTATCCCGTTACAGATGCAACAGGTGTACTCTGTCTACAGGGATGAATATGTCTGGGCGTATATAGCGGATATTGTCGTCGACGGCAAGATCATTCTCGAACTCAAATCCGTTCGGCAGCTTACCGCCGGTATGGAAGCGCAGATCATCAATTACCTCAGGCTTTCCGGTATGCCGGTTTTCAATCTCCACCAATAGCTTTTAAAACTTGTTTGACAATTTTAGGATGAAGTATTTTCCCCGAATGAAACGGAACAACAATACGACGATTTTCCCTAAAAAAGACTTTATGACTGCCCTTTATACGGATTATTTCAAAGCCGTTCATTAATAGCAAATGCTCCGCCTCAACTGCCGTCATTCTTGGCGATTTAGCCAACTATAACCTCAACATTTGTTGAAACGATTTCCTTACTCAATACTTCCGCTATTTCATCATCACTGAGTGTTTCCATATATGCTTCAACCGCCTCTTTTATATTTTCCATAACTTCTTCAAAATTGTCACCTTGTGATTGGCAACCTTCAAGTTCGGGACAATAGGCATAATATCCATATTCGTCTTTCTCAATAACAACGGAAACCTTGTAGTTCATACATACTCCTTGCTGAAATTATAACCGTTTATTAACTCATATTTCAAGTTAAAAATTCCCACTTATCTACAGGGATGAATACATCGGGGCTTACATCGCGGATATCGTCGTCGACGAAAAGATCATTCTCGAACTCAAA from Spirochaetales bacterium includes:
- a CDS encoding glycosyltransferase family 4 protein yields the protein MKIALISRYCNKRQGIPSVVANLAECFSEKHEVHIFSQTCEDVDTKKIFFHSLPALFPRHFINELFFFIIAGLLLRKYRFDVVHFHDPCLYQGGIFTSHAFPRAGIKRIRRLNKICDTGITDKYFHTYKLLFPVSEYNMSLKSRTRIIAVSNRMKTNIVTLLGRQPDDIDVVPNGVNPEKFDFRTSRTYRKEIREKHFITENDFIILFVGYYHLRKGLKFLIEALKQINNELIKILVVGDDPFRREYLLSLINEYRLERRIIFAGDQKEMGGFYASGDVLVLPTLYEPFGNVVLEAMCCSVPVILSRQAGACDIIQDGENGLLINDPTNPLEIAKLIQKLYDNPGMMKTIAERGYATAIRYSWNTIAKRTLDIYKSYIDDRGNRIHSS
- a CDS encoding GxxExxY protein, which produces MDSFLYKDLSYNVLGIAFKVHNTLGPGLSESAYQGALVVELKYNGIPLQMQQVYSVYRDEYVWAYIADIVVDGKIILELKSVRQLTAGMEAQIINYLRLSGMPVFNLHQ
- a CDS encoding type II toxin-antitoxin system HicA family toxin encodes the protein MNGFEIIRIKGSHKVFFRENRRIVVPFHSGKILHPKIVKQVLKAIGGD
- a CDS encoding type II toxin-antitoxin system HicB family antitoxin: MNYKVSVVIEKDEYGYYAYCPELEGCQSQGDNFEEVMENIKEAVEAYMETLSDDEIAEVLSKEIVSTNVEVIVG